A single genomic interval of Flavobacterium sp. N2820 harbors:
- the secA gene encoding preprotein translocase subunit SecA, with product MSIINSILKAFVGDKSEKDVKAIQPIITKVKSFESALKALSHDELRAKTAEFKAKIQQARAEKDNKIVSLRQEAEQTQDIDAREDIYAEIDKIEKEAYEISEKVLNEILPEAFAVVKETARRFKENTSLTVTATPKDRELSATKTYITIEGDNATWANSWNAAGKAITWDMIHYDVQLIGGVVLHQGKIAEMQTGEGKTLVATLPLYLNALTGNGVHLVTVNDYLAKRDSTWKAPLFEFHGLTVDCIDNHQPNSPERRKAYEADITYGTNNEFGFDYLRDNMAHAPEDLVQRKHNYAIVDEVDSVLVDDARTPLIISGPVPQGDRHEFNELKPKVENLVTLQRKLATDCLTEAKRLFKEGNNKDAGFNLLRSYRALPKSKALIKFLSEEGVKQLLQKTENSYMQDNNREMPKIDEALYFVIEEKNNQVELTDNGIQYLSQDTDAQFFVLPDIGTEIAQIEKANLSTEEEAERKEELFKDFSIKSERIHTLTQLLKAYTLFEKDTEYVIMENKVMIVDEQTGRIMDGRRYSDGLHQAIEAKENVKIEAATQTFATVTLQNYFRMYSKLGGMTGTASTEAGEFWEIYKLDVVEIPTNRPMARKDKDDLIYRTVREKFNAVIEDVVQLSNSGRPVLIGTTSVEISELLSRMLKIRGIQHNVLNAKMHKSEAEIVAEAGKPGVVTIATNMAGRGTDIKLSDEVKKAGGLAIIGTERHDSRRVDRQLRGRAGRQGDVGSSQFYVSLEDNLMRLFGSERVAKVMDRIGLKEGEVIQHSMMTKSIERAQKKVEENNFGVRKRLLEYDDVMNAQREVVYKRRRHALHGERLKVDIANMMYDTCEIVVEQNKLSGDFKNYEFELIRYFSISSPVSESEFSKLSDREITGKTYKAVLEHYNDKIARNAAEAFPIIKNVYENNNGQYLRIIVPFTDGIKSLNVVTDLEKAYTSEGKSLVADFEKNITLAIVDEAWKKHLRKMDELKQSVQLAVHEQKDPLLIYKFEAFNLFKKMIDEVNKEVISFLFKGDLPSQSPSDIQEAKQVRQKENYTETKEDLDSDDAASEARKAGEMASQRPQVTETITREMPKINRNDTVTIKHVMSGKSETMKYKKAETLLASGEWVLVNE from the coding sequence ATGAGTATCATAAATTCCATATTGAAGGCTTTTGTGGGTGATAAATCGGAGAAAGATGTAAAAGCGATTCAACCTATAATCACAAAAGTAAAATCGTTTGAAAGTGCCTTAAAAGCATTATCTCATGACGAATTGCGTGCTAAAACAGCCGAATTTAAAGCTAAAATTCAACAAGCTCGTGCCGAGAAAGACAACAAAATTGTTTCGCTAAGACAAGAAGCTGAACAAACACAAGATATTGATGCTCGTGAAGATATTTATGCTGAAATCGATAAAATCGAAAAAGAAGCTTACGAAATTTCAGAAAAAGTATTAAACGAAATTCTTCCTGAAGCTTTTGCTGTAGTAAAAGAAACGGCTCGTCGTTTTAAAGAAAATACTTCTTTAACTGTAACCGCTACACCAAAAGATAGAGAATTATCGGCTACAAAAACATACATCACTATAGAAGGTGATAATGCAACTTGGGCAAATTCATGGAATGCAGCTGGAAAAGCAATCACTTGGGACATGATCCACTACGACGTTCAGTTGATTGGTGGAGTTGTTTTACACCAAGGGAAAATTGCCGAAATGCAAACAGGTGAAGGAAAAACATTAGTAGCAACATTACCATTATATTTAAATGCCTTAACTGGAAACGGTGTGCATTTAGTAACTGTAAATGACTATTTAGCAAAACGTGATAGCACATGGAAAGCACCTTTATTCGAGTTCCATGGTTTAACTGTGGATTGTATTGACAATCATCAGCCAAATTCTCCAGAAAGAAGAAAAGCGTATGAAGCAGATATTACGTATGGAACAAACAACGAATTTGGTTTTGATTACCTTCGTGATAATATGGCGCATGCCCCAGAAGATTTGGTACAACGTAAACACAATTATGCAATTGTTGACGAGGTCGATTCGGTTTTAGTTGATGATGCAAGAACACCATTAATTATTTCAGGACCAGTTCCACAAGGTGACCGTCATGAATTCAACGAGTTAAAACCTAAAGTTGAAAACCTAGTAACTTTACAACGTAAATTAGCTACGGATTGTTTAACTGAAGCGAAACGTTTATTCAAAGAAGGAAACAATAAAGATGCAGGATTTAATTTATTGCGTTCGTACAGAGCCTTACCAAAAAGCAAAGCATTAATTAAGTTTTTATCAGAAGAGGGTGTAAAACAACTACTTCAAAAAACTGAAAACAGCTATATGCAAGATAATAACCGAGAAATGCCAAAAATTGATGAAGCATTATACTTTGTTATAGAAGAAAAGAACAATCAAGTAGAATTAACCGATAACGGAATTCAATACTTGTCACAAGATACAGATGCCCAATTTTTCGTTTTACCAGATATTGGAACCGAAATTGCTCAAATCGAAAAAGCAAATCTTTCAACAGAAGAAGAAGCTGAACGAAAAGAAGAATTATTCAAAGATTTTTCTATAAAATCAGAACGTATTCACACGTTAACACAACTATTAAAAGCATATACTTTATTTGAAAAAGATACCGAATACGTTATCATGGAAAATAAAGTGATGATTGTTGATGAACAAACAGGACGTATCATGGATGGTCGTCGTTACTCTGATGGTTTACACCAAGCCATCGAAGCAAAAGAAAATGTAAAAATCGAAGCTGCCACGCAAACATTTGCAACTGTTACATTACAGAATTATTTCCGTATGTATAGCAAATTAGGTGGAATGACAGGAACTGCGTCAACTGAAGCTGGAGAGTTTTGGGAAATTTACAAATTAGATGTTGTAGAAATCCCAACAAACCGTCCGATGGCTCGTAAAGACAAAGACGATTTAATATACAGAACCGTTCGTGAAAAATTCAACGCAGTTATCGAAGATGTAGTCCAATTATCAAATTCAGGTCGTCCTGTATTAATTGGAACCACATCGGTTGAAATTTCGGAATTATTAAGTCGAATGTTAAAGATTAGAGGTATTCAACACAATGTATTGAATGCAAAAATGCACAAAAGTGAAGCAGAAATTGTAGCAGAAGCTGGAAAACCAGGAGTTGTTACGATTGCGACCAATATGGCTGGACGTGGTACCGATATTAAATTATCAGACGAAGTTAAAAAAGCAGGTGGTTTAGCAATTATCGGAACAGAACGTCACGATTCGCGTCGTGTGGACCGTCAGTTAAGAGGTCGTGCTGGTCGTCAAGGAGATGTAGGTAGTTCTCAATTCTATGTGTCTTTGGAAGATAACTTAATGCGTTTGTTTGGTTCGGAAAGAGTAGCAAAAGTTATGGATAGAATTGGTCTAAAAGAAGGTGAAGTAATTCAGCATTCAATGATGACAAAATCTATCGAAAGAGCACAGAAAAAAGTAGAAGAAAATAACTTTGGAGTTCGTAAGCGTTTGTTAGAATATGACGACGTAATGAACGCTCAAAGAGAAGTAGTTTACAAAAGAAGACGCCACGCTTTACACGGAGAACGTTTGAAAGTTGACATCGCAAACATGATGTATGACACTTGTGAAATCGTTGTTGAACAAAACAAATTATCGGGTGATTTTAAAAATTATGAATTTGAATTAATTCGTTATTTTTCAATTAGTTCGCCAGTTTCTGAATCAGAATTTTCTAAACTTTCTGATAGAGAAATCACTGGAAAAACGTACAAAGCTGTTTTAGAACATTATAACGATAAAATTGCGAGAAATGCTGCGGAAGCTTTCCCAATTATTAAAAATGTTTACGAAAATAACAATGGCCAATATTTACGAATAATTGTTCCTTTTACAGACGGAATAAAATCGTTAAATGTGGTAACCGATTTAGAAAAAGCGTATACTTCAGAAGGTAAATCATTAGTTGCTGATTTTGAGAAAAATATCACTTTAGCGATTGTTGATGAAGCTTGGAAAAAACATTTACGTAAAATGGACGAGTTGAAACAGTCAGTTCAATTAGCTGTTCACGAACAAAAAGATCCATTATTGATCTATAAATTTGAAGCCTTCAACTTGTTCAAAAAAATGATTGATGAAGTAAATAAAGAAGTAATTTCGTTCTTATTTAAAGGCGATTTACCATCTCAAAGTCCATCAGACATTCAAGAAGCTAAGCAAGTGCGTCAAAAAGAAAACTATACTGAAACAAAAGAAGATTTAGATAGTGATGATGCTGCAAGCGAGGCAAGAAAAGCTGGTGAAATGGCAAGTCAAAGACCTCAAGTAACTGAAACAATTACAAGAGAAATGCCAAAAATTAATCGTAATGACACTGTTACAATTAAACACGTAATGAGTGGAAAAAGCGAAACCATGAAATACAAAAAGGCAGAAACCCTATTAGCTTCTGGCGAATGGGTTTTAGTAAATGAATAA
- the scpA gene encoding methylmalonyl-CoA mutase, whose translation MMRKDIQHLQIGKREKGKGKSTDSNNFTTAENIELKPIYTKEDISNLEHLGFGAGFAPNLRGPYATMYVRRPWTIRQYAGFSTAEESNAFYRRNLAAGQKGLSVAFDLATHRGYDSDHERVVGDVGKAGVAIDSVEDMKVLFDQIPLGEMSVSMTMNGAVLPIMAFYIVAAEEQGVAPNLLSGTIQNDILKEFMVRNTYIYPPTPSMKIIADIFEYTSKNMPKFNSISISGYHMQEAGATADIELAYTLADGLEYIRTGLAAGMDIDTFAPRLSFFWAIGMNHFMEIAKMRAGRMLWAKLLKQFNPKDEKSLALRTHCQTSGWSLTEQDPFNNVARTAIEAAAAAFGGTQSLHTNALDEAIALPTDFSARIARNTQIFLQEETKICKTVDPWAGSYYVESLTAEIAEKAWALIEEVEALGGMTKAIEAGIPKLRIEEAAARKQARIDSSQDIIVGVNKYRLDKEDPLHILDVDNQMVRKQQIERLDQIKATRDNAKVAECIAKLTESAKNGGENLLSLAVEAARNRATLGEISDALEVVFGRYKAQIRSFSGVYSKEIKNDVSFEKAKQLADAFAKKEGRRPRIMIAKMGQDGHDRGAKVVATGYADVGFDVDIGPLFQTPQEAAKQAVENDVHILGVSSLAAGHKTLVPQVIEELKKYGREDIMVIVGGVIPAQDYQFLFDAGAVAVFGPGTKISEAAITILEVLLEE comes from the coding sequence ATCATGAGAAAAGATATACAACATTTACAAATAGGGAAAAGGGAAAAGGGAAAAGGGAAAAGCACTGATTCTAACAATTTTACCACAGCCGAAAACATCGAGTTAAAACCAATTTACACTAAAGAAGATATTTCTAATTTAGAACATCTTGGTTTTGGAGCTGGTTTTGCACCAAATTTACGCGGACCATACGCTACTATGTATGTTCGCCGACCTTGGACGATTCGTCAATATGCGGGATTTTCTACTGCGGAAGAAAGTAATGCCTTTTACAGAAGAAATCTTGCCGCTGGACAAAAAGGTTTATCAGTTGCCTTCGATTTAGCTACACACAGAGGTTACGACTCAGACCACGAAAGAGTTGTGGGTGATGTTGGAAAAGCTGGAGTTGCAATTGATTCAGTGGAAGATATGAAAGTACTTTTCGACCAAATTCCGTTAGGTGAAATGTCGGTTTCGATGACGATGAATGGTGCGGTTTTGCCAATTATGGCATTCTACATTGTTGCAGCGGAAGAACAAGGCGTTGCTCCTAACCTATTGTCGGGAACGATTCAGAATGACATTTTGAAGGAATTCATGGTGCGAAACACCTACATTTACCCACCAACACCTTCGATGAAAATTATTGCGGATATTTTTGAATATACCAGTAAAAATATGCCGAAATTCAACTCGATTTCGATTTCGGGTTACCATATGCAAGAAGCGGGAGCTACTGCCGATATTGAATTAGCGTACACTTTAGCAGATGGTTTGGAATACATTCGCACTGGTTTAGCAGCAGGAATGGATATTGACACGTTCGCTCCTCGCCTTTCGTTTTTCTGGGCGATTGGAATGAATCATTTTATGGAAATTGCGAAAATGCGTGCCGGTCGTATGCTTTGGGCAAAACTATTGAAACAATTCAACCCAAAAGACGAAAAATCATTAGCATTAAGAACGCATTGCCAAACTTCGGGTTGGAGTTTAACGGAGCAAGATCCTTTTAATAACGTAGCTCGAACTGCGATTGAAGCAGCAGCTGCAGCCTTTGGAGGAACTCAATCGTTACACACGAATGCCTTAGACGAAGCGATTGCTTTACCAACCGATTTCTCAGCTAGAATTGCTCGTAATACGCAAATCTTTTTACAAGAGGAAACCAAAATTTGTAAAACGGTTGACCCTTGGGCAGGAAGTTATTATGTAGAAAGTTTAACCGCAGAAATTGCTGAAAAAGCTTGGGCTTTAATTGAAGAAGTAGAAGCGCTTGGCGGAATGACAAAAGCCATTGAAGCTGGAATTCCTAAACTAAGAATAGAAGAAGCTGCCGCACGCAAACAAGCCCGTATCGACAGTAGTCAGGATATTATTGTGGGTGTGAACAAATACCGTTTGGACAAAGAAGATCCGTTACATATTTTGGATGTGGATAACCAAATGGTGCGCAAACAACAAATTGAACGTTTAGACCAAATTAAAGCGACTCGCGATAATGCAAAAGTTGCCGAATGTATAGCAAAATTAACTGAAAGTGCTAAAAATGGTGGTGAAAATTTACTATCTTTAGCAGTAGAAGCAGCACGAAACAGAGCTACTTTAGGCGAAATTAGTGATGCTTTAGAAGTTGTTTTTGGAAGATATAAAGCACAAATTAGAAGTTTTAGCGGCGTGTATAGTAAAGAAATAAAGAACGATGTAAGTTTTGAAAAAGCAAAACAACTAGCTGACGCTTTCGCGAAGAAAGAAGGTCGTCGTCCTCGTATTATGATTGCGAAAATGGGACAAGACGGTCACGATCGTGGTGCAAAAGTAGTAGCAACAGGGTACGCCGACGTAGGTTTTGACGTAGACATTGGTCCGTTATTCCAAACGCCACAAGAAGCTGCGAAACAAGCGGTTGAAAACGACGTACACATTTTAGGTGTTTCTTCTTTAGCAGCGGGACACAAAACCTTAGTACCACAAGTAATTGAAGAACTAAAAAAATACGGAAGAGAAGATATTATGGTAATTGTTGGCGGTGTAATTCCTGCACAAGACTACCAATTCTTATTCGACGCCGGAGCAGTTGCAGTTTTTGGTCCTGGAACTAAAATTAGTGAAGCGGCAATTACGATTTTAGAGGTTTTATTGGAGGAGTAA
- a CDS encoding methylmalonyl-CoA mutase subunit beta, whose protein sequence is MTNNNLFSEFESVSAKQWKQQIQFELKGADYNETLVWESPEGIKVKPFYHSDETKVNLDAIIPSKAFTILQNIFVHDVQKSNARAIESLQRGAESVRFTIENDAISLEELMQNLPLENVTYYFNLPFLSIDFVTKINDYSFKNKANICIQIDPIGQLIKDGNWFESLEKDFEKLNTIASKSTVPFLTISSGIYQNSGANIVQQLAYTLAQINEYFNKIPAINQPITIEVTVGTNYFFEIAKLRALRLLFNTLASAYNHNFDCHIIATPTKRNKTLYDYNVNMLRTTTECMSAILGGADGVANLAYDAIYHKDNEFGDRISRNQLLVLKHESYFDKVNNPADGTYYIESLTEQLAEKALELFKDIEKNGGLISQLIDGTIQRKINESAQKEQELFDSGKEVLLGTNKYPNKNDQMKNDLELYPFVKQNARKTLITPIIEKRLAEKLEQERLAQE, encoded by the coding sequence GTGACTAACAATAATCTATTTTCAGAATTTGAATCAGTTTCCGCAAAACAGTGGAAACAACAAATTCAATTTGAACTAAAAGGTGCAGATTACAACGAAACACTAGTTTGGGAAAGCCCAGAAGGGATAAAAGTAAAACCTTTTTATCACAGTGATGAAACAAAAGTGAATCTTGATGCTATCATTCCTTCAAAAGCTTTTACAATTCTACAGAATATTTTTGTGCACGATGTTCAAAAATCAAATGCTCGTGCGATAGAATCTTTACAAAGAGGAGCAGAAAGTGTTCGTTTCACTATTGAAAATGATGCAATTTCGCTCGAAGAATTGATGCAAAATCTTCCGTTAGAAAATGTAACTTATTATTTCAATTTGCCTTTTCTATCAATCGATTTCGTAACTAAGATTAACGACTATTCATTCAAAAATAAAGCGAATATTTGCATTCAAATTGACCCAATAGGACAATTAATAAAAGATGGTAATTGGTTTGAAAGCCTTGAAAAAGATTTTGAGAAACTAAATACAATTGCTTCTAAATCAACTGTTCCATTTTTAACGATATCAAGCGGAATATACCAAAATTCAGGAGCAAATATCGTGCAACAATTGGCTTACACTTTAGCTCAAATAAATGAATATTTTAATAAAATTCCTGCAATAAATCAGCCAATTACAATTGAAGTAACTGTTGGAACGAATTACTTTTTCGAAATCGCAAAACTAAGAGCATTACGATTATTATTCAACACATTAGCATCAGCATACAATCATAATTTCGATTGTCATATCATTGCTACACCAACCAAACGTAACAAAACGTTATACGATTACAATGTAAATATGTTGCGAACTACTACCGAATGTATGTCGGCAATATTAGGTGGAGCAGATGGCGTAGCAAATTTAGCTTATGATGCGATTTATCACAAAGACAACGAATTTGGCGATAGAATTTCGAGAAATCAACTCTTGGTTTTAAAACACGAGAGTTATTTCGATAAAGTGAATAATCCTGCTGACGGTACATATTATATTGAATCCTTAACCGAACAATTAGCTGAAAAGGCTTTAGAATTATTCAAAGATATCGAGAAAAATGGCGGTTTAATTTCGCAATTAATCGATGGAACTATCCAAAGAAAAATCAATGAAAGTGCACAAAAAGAACAAGAACTTTTTGATTCTGGGAAAGAAGTTTTGCTAGGGACCAACAAGTATCCAAATAAAAACGACCAAATGAAAAACGATTTGGAATTGTATCCTTTCGTAAAACAAAACGCCAGAAAAACGTTAATCACACCAATTATCGAAAAACGTTTGGCTGAAAAACTAGAACAAGAACGTTTAGCTCAAGAGTAA
- a CDS encoding cob(I)yrinic acid a,c-diamide adenosyltransferase — protein sequence MKVYTKTGDTGTTALFGGTRVPKHHIRIESYGTVDELNSHIGLIRDQNMSDLYKKVLIEVQDRLFTVGAILATPPEKETLKNGQPRLQNLGIVESDIEFLENEIDTMEEALPPMTHFVLPGGHTTVSYCHIARCVCRRAERLAVHLNDIEPTNELVIKYLNRLSDYLFVLARKLSHDLNAEEVQWIPRK from the coding sequence ATGAAAGTATATACCAAAACAGGCGACACTGGAACCACAGCATTATTTGGAGGAACACGTGTACCAAAACACCATATCCGTATCGAAAGTTATGGAACAGTTGATGAATTAAATTCGCACATTGGATTAATTCGCGACCAAAACATGAGCGATTTATACAAAAAAGTACTCATCGAGGTACAAGATAGACTATTTACAGTCGGAGCCATCTTAGCCACACCACCCGAAAAAGAAACATTGAAAAATGGTCAGCCGCGTTTACAAAATTTAGGTATTGTTGAATCTGACATTGAATTTTTGGAAAACGAAATTGACACAATGGAAGAAGCATTGCCACCTATGACGCATTTTGTTTTGCCAGGCGGACATACAACTGTGTCATATTGTCATATTGCACGCTGTGTATGCCGTAGAGCCGAACGTTTAGCGGTGCATTTGAATGACATAGAACCTACAAATGAACTTGTAATTAAATACCTAAACCGACTTTCTGACTATCTTTTTGTGTTGGCACGAAAGTTGTCCCATGATTTGAACGCTGAAGAAGTACAGTGGATTCCTAGGAAATAA
- a CDS encoding DUF2807 domain-containing protein, protein MFKNIPFLFVTLLLVTNVSLAQKKEKIKGSKIVTVALKEINSFENIEVSDNFEVLLVKGTQPSLEIEADDNLHDIINFEVSGNTLRVNALKDASGFKKFTVRINYSDNLKLIIARNETTIKALADLELENITIKNYDNSKSFVNVKSDYFSLILDDKSEAEINVKSENTTLELSKSSELKALVASPEVKIDMYQKSEATIEGNTANAKIRLDNTSNLVAQKFVIGNLELDAENYSKCEVNVSSTIQITAAGKSQIELFGEPKITIEKFANNATLYKKEKK, encoded by the coding sequence ATGTTTAAAAACATCCCATTTCTATTTGTTACTCTATTATTAGTAACTAACGTCTCTTTAGCTCAAAAGAAAGAAAAAATAAAAGGTTCTAAAATCGTAACTGTAGCACTTAAAGAAATTAACAGCTTTGAAAATATTGAAGTAAGTGACAATTTTGAAGTTTTATTAGTAAAAGGAACACAACCATCTTTAGAAATTGAAGCCGATGATAATTTACATGATATTATAAATTTTGAAGTTTCTGGTAACACACTAAGAGTAAATGCATTAAAAGACGCTAGTGGTTTTAAAAAATTTACGGTTAGAATCAATTATTCTGACAATTTAAAACTAATTATTGCTCGTAACGAAACTACAATCAAAGCCTTGGCCGATTTAGAATTAGAAAACATAACCATAAAAAATTATGATAATTCTAAGTCTTTCGTAAATGTAAAATCTGATTATTTTTCACTCATCTTAGATGATAAATCGGAAGCCGAAATCAATGTAAAATCAGAAAATACAACTTTAGAGTTAAGTAAAAGTAGTGAGCTGAAAGCATTAGTAGCTTCTCCAGAAGTTAAAATTGACATGTACCAAAAAAGCGAGGCTACAATTGAAGGAAATACTGCTAATGCAAAAATTCGTTTAGACAATACAAGTAACTTAGTAGCGCAAAAATTTGTAATCGGAAATTTAGAACTTGATGCAGAAAACTATTCTAAATGCGAAGTAAATGTAAGCAGTACAATCCAAATAACTGCAGCTGGAAAATCACAAATTGAATTATTTGGAGAACCGAAAATTACTATTGAAAAATTTGCAAATAATGCAACTCTTTATAAAAAAGAAAAAAAATAA
- a CDS encoding DUF2007 domain-containing protein — translation MGMMKVFSGSEILAETLKQKIEAVGVDVLKKDNLQSARLAGFGNTDLAVELFVDERYYGKISPVLEEFRMSL, via the coding sequence ATGGGAATGATGAAAGTTTTTTCGGGAAGTGAAATTTTAGCCGAAACATTAAAACAAAAAATTGAAGCAGTTGGTGTTGATGTTCTAAAAAAAGACAATTTACAATCAGCTAGATTGGCAGGTTTTGGAAATACAGATTTAGCAGTAGAATTATTTGTAGATGAACGTTATTACGGCAAAATTAGTCCAGTTTTAGAGGAGTTTAGAATGAGTTTGTAA
- the trxB gene encoding thioredoxin-disulfide reductase yields the protein MSDTIEKVKCLIIGSGPAGYTAAIYAARANMNPVLYQGTQPGGQLTTTNEVENFPGYPDGVTGPEMMVQLQTQAQRFGTDVRDGWATKVDFSGEIHKVWINDTIEIHAETVIISTGASAKYLGLESEQHYLKLGGGVSACAVCDGFFYRNQEVVIVGAGDSACEEAHYLSKLCKKVTMLVRSDKFRASKIMAERVQKTENIEILMHTETEEVLGDGQVVTGVKAKNRATGEITEIPATGFFVAIGHKPNTDIFADYITLDETGYIVNVPGSSKTNVAGVFVAGDAADHVYRQAITAAGTGCMAALDAERYIASKE from the coding sequence ATGTCTGATACAATTGAAAAAGTAAAATGTTTAATTATAGGTTCTGGTCCAGCAGGATATACTGCAGCTATTTACGCAGCTAGAGCGAATATGAATCCGGTTTTATATCAAGGTACTCAACCTGGAGGACAATTAACAACAACAAATGAAGTGGAAAATTTTCCAGGTTATCCAGATGGTGTAACCGGACCAGAAATGATGGTACAATTGCAAACACAAGCGCAACGTTTTGGAACAGATGTTCGTGATGGTTGGGCAACTAAGGTTGATTTTTCGGGAGAAATTCATAAAGTTTGGATTAACGATACTATAGAAATTCACGCTGAAACAGTAATTATTTCTACGGGTGCTTCTGCTAAATATTTAGGATTAGAATCGGAACAACATTATTTAAAATTAGGTGGTGGAGTTTCTGCTTGTGCGGTTTGTGACGGATTCTTCTACAGAAATCAGGAAGTAGTAATTGTTGGAGCTGGAGATAGCGCATGTGAAGAAGCCCATTATCTTTCTAAATTATGTAAAAAAGTGACAATGTTAGTGCGTAGCGATAAATTTAGAGCTTCTAAAATTATGGCTGAACGTGTCCAAAAAACTGAAAACATCGAAATTTTAATGCATACTGAAACAGAAGAAGTTTTAGGTGACGGACAAGTAGTGACTGGTGTTAAAGCAAAAAACAGAGCAACCGGTGAAATTACAGAAATACCAGCAACCGGATTTTTCGTAGCTATTGGGCATAAGCCAAATACAGATATTTTTGCTGATTATATTACATTAGATGAAACAGGTTATATTGTAAATGTGCCAGGAAGTTCAAAAACGAATGTAGCAGGTGTTTTTGTAGCGGGTGATGCTGCTGATCATGTGTATCGTCAAGCTATTACTGCAGCGGGAACAGGTTGTATGGCAGCTTTAGATGCTGAAAGATATATTGCTTCGAAAGAGTAA
- the udk gene encoding uridine kinase: protein MLIIGIAGGTGSGKTTVVHQIMNELPSSEVGIISQDSYYKETHHLSYEERTKINFDHPRAIDFELLVTHLKELKAGKTIEQPVYSFVTHDRTDDKIITHPRKVMIVEGILILTNPELRDLFDIKVYVHADSDERLIRRLKRDIAERGRDMEEVLNRYQTTLKPMHEQFIEPTKAFADIIIPNDKYNTVAIDVVRAVINQRLV, encoded by the coding sequence ATGCTAATTATTGGAATTGCCGGTGGTACCGGAAGTGGAAAAACAACAGTTGTACATCAGATTATGAATGAGTTACCTTCTTCTGAGGTAGGAATCATTTCTCAAGATTCATATTATAAGGAAACCCATCATTTAAGTTATGAAGAACGTACTAAAATCAATTTCGACCATCCAAGAGCTATTGATTTTGAATTGTTAGTAACACATTTGAAAGAGCTAAAAGCTGGAAAAACCATTGAACAACCTGTTTATTCTTTCGTAACTCACGATAGAACCGATGATAAAATTATCACACATCCAAGAAAAGTAATGATTGTTGAGGGTATTTTAATTCTTACAAATCCTGAATTGAGAGATTTATTTGATATTAAAGTATATGTTCATGCTGATTCTGATGAACGTTTAATTCGTCGTTTAAAGCGTGATATTGCAGAGCGTGGACGCGATATGGAAGAAGTTTTAAATCGCTATCAAACTACTTTAAAACCAATGCACGAGCAATTTATTGAACCCACAAAAGCATTTGCAGATATTATTATTCCTAACGACAAATACAACACCGTAGCTATAGATGTAGTTCGCGCTGTAATCAACCAAAGACTAGTATAA
- a CDS encoding DUF2795 domain-containing protein, translated as MYWTLELASYLSDAPWPATKDELIDYAIRTGAPLEVVENLQSIEDEGEIYELMEEIWPDYPTDEDYLWNEDEY; from the coding sequence ATGTATTGGACATTAGAATTAGCGTCATATTTGAGTGATGCCCCTTGGCCAGCGACCAAAGACGAACTTATCGACTATGCTATCAGAACTGGAGCACCATTAGAAGTAGTGGAAAACTTACAGTCTATAGAAGACGAAGGCGAAATCTATGAATTGATGGAAGAGATTTGGCCAGATTATCCTACAGACGAAGATTATCTTTGGAATGAGGATGAATACTAA
- a CDS encoding FtsB family cell division protein: MNKLKNLIANYPFLKILANRYVLVLIFFAIWILFLDNYSYLEHRVLDKEIDVIEDNINYYKTEIKKDSASIKHLKNNDRVEKYAREKYYMKRENEDIYIIEFEEEKKAEKEAEAKKTNSNN; the protein is encoded by the coding sequence ATGAACAAATTAAAGAATTTAATTGCCAACTATCCGTTCCTGAAAATTTTAGCGAACCGATATGTTTTGGTGTTAATTTTCTTTGCCATTTGGATTTTGTTTTTAGACAATTATTCCTATTTAGAACATCGTGTTTTAGACAAGGAAATTGATGTGATTGAAGACAACATCAACTACTACAAAACCGAAATCAAAAAAGACAGTGCTAGTATTAAGCATTTAAAAAACAATGATAGAGTTGAAAAATACGCTCGCGAAAAATATTACATGAAACGCGAAAACGAAGACATTTATATCATTGAATTTGAAGAGGAGAAAAAAGCAGAAAAAGAAGCTGAAGCCAAAAAAACAAATAGTAACAATTAA